Proteins from a single region of Metallibacterium scheffleri:
- a CDS encoding autotransporter domain-containing protein produces MLRTRTLAIAVGLAMALGTGAAQASPFSKIFVFGDSLSDDGNLSLALTNGTVQNSFTTNPGQVTMQDVATYFGYGLTPSLLGGTDFAWGGAGLLNNSPGTPSTVPLLTAQLQQYLTASGGKADPTALYSVWGGANDIFYNAYVAGIGGQTAQQAQFNIIAAAQTEGGMLATLKGAGARYILVFNLPNIGATPSAAAQGPAAQQALTGLTLTFNNTLDQAIQQVNPGVNIIPVNVYGMLNELLANPALYGFSNVTTPACGITASAVQCGPAGSGAPYTYAPGTQNTYLFADGVHPTTAGYALLGQYVESIINAPAQMSLLPQAPLAAYAAHQRALRDEMLVDSLGEARKGVHFFANYDYGHQTYDATANTMRSTSNNNVLTIGANAAANRNFSVGMAIGAAQLNTGGVGAVSFKTQDLLFSGFANARFGAAYLSGNASIGQLSYTNIVRYIPLGPALRVENGKTSGSQLAGTLEGGYWFDWGNLRTGPFAQLGYQRVSADQFSESSGDASAMTFGKQVVKAATAELGWQLTGRTALGGVPLQPFARVSYEHDSDAQAQLVSAGLTTMPGTFALPGFVPDKNWVNASLGLSARFSPSLTGFASYTGMFSNNSQKLNSIDLGVSMTF; encoded by the coding sequence ATGCTTCGCACCCGCACTCTGGCCATTGCCGTCGGCCTCGCCATGGCCCTCGGCACCGGCGCCGCACAAGCTTCCCCCTTCAGCAAGATCTTCGTGTTTGGCGACAGCCTCAGCGACGACGGCAACCTGTCGCTGGCGCTGACCAACGGCACCGTGCAGAACAGCTTCACCACCAATCCCGGCCAGGTCACCATGCAGGACGTGGCCACGTATTTCGGCTACGGGCTGACGCCTTCGTTGCTGGGCGGCACCGATTTCGCCTGGGGCGGCGCCGGCCTGCTCAACAACTCACCCGGCACGCCGAGCACGGTGCCGCTACTGACCGCGCAGTTGCAGCAGTACCTCACCGCCAGCGGCGGCAAGGCCGATCCCACCGCGCTGTACTCGGTCTGGGGTGGCGCCAACGACATTTTCTACAACGCCTACGTCGCCGGCATCGGTGGACAAACCGCGCAGCAGGCGCAGTTCAACATCATCGCCGCGGCGCAAACCGAAGGCGGCATGCTGGCCACGCTGAAGGGTGCCGGCGCGCGCTACATCCTGGTGTTCAATCTTCCCAACATCGGCGCCACGCCCTCGGCGGCGGCGCAGGGTCCGGCCGCGCAGCAGGCGCTCACCGGGCTGACGCTGACTTTCAACAACACGCTAGATCAGGCCATCCAGCAGGTCAATCCGGGCGTCAACATCATCCCGGTGAACGTGTACGGCATGCTCAATGAATTGCTGGCCAACCCGGCGCTGTACGGTTTCAGCAACGTCACCACGCCGGCCTGCGGCATCACCGCCAGCGCCGTGCAGTGCGGCCCGGCCGGCTCCGGCGCGCCCTACACCTACGCGCCGGGCACGCAGAATACGTATCTGTTCGCCGATGGCGTGCACCCGACCACCGCCGGCTACGCGCTGCTGGGACAGTATGTCGAGTCGATCATCAATGCGCCGGCGCAGATGTCCCTGCTGCCGCAGGCGCCGCTGGCGGCCTACGCCGCGCACCAGCGCGCGCTGCGCGATGAAATGCTGGTCGACAGCCTCGGCGAGGCGCGCAAGGGCGTGCATTTCTTCGCCAATTACGACTACGGCCACCAGACCTACGACGCCACCGCGAACACCATGCGCAGCACCAGCAACAACAATGTGCTGACCATCGGCGCCAACGCCGCGGCCAACCGCAACTTTTCGGTGGGCATGGCCATCGGTGCCGCCCAGCTCAATACCGGCGGCGTCGGCGCGGTCAGTTTCAAGACCCAGGATTTGCTGTTCAGCGGCTTCGCCAATGCGCGATTCGGCGCGGCCTATCTGAGCGGCAACGCCAGCATCGGCCAGCTGTCGTATACCAACATCGTGCGTTACATCCCGCTGGGCCCGGCGCTACGCGTGGAAAACGGCAAGACCAGCGGCTCGCAGCTGGCCGGCACGCTGGAAGGCGGCTACTGGTTCGACTGGGGCAATCTGCGCACCGGGCCGTTCGCGCAGCTTGGCTATCAGCGCGTCAGCGCCGACCAGTTCAGCGAGAGCAGCGGCGATGCCAGCGCCATGACCTTCGGCAAGCAGGTCGTCAAGGCGGCCACGGCGGAGCTGGGCTGGCAACTGACCGGCCGCACCGCGCTGGGCGGCGTGCCGCTGCAACCGTTCGCGCGCGTGTCCTATGAGCACGATTCGGATGCGCAGGCGCAGCTGGTGAGCGCGGGCCTGACCACCATGCCGGGCACTTTCGCGCTGCCCGGTTTCGTGCCGGACAAGAACTGGGTCAACGCCAGTCTCGGGTTGAGCGCGCGCTTCTCGCCCAGCCTGACCGGATTCGCCAGCTACACCGGCATGTTTTCCAACAACAGCCAGAAGCTCAACAGCATCGATCTGGGCGTGAGCATGACGTTCTGA
- the gpmI gene encoding 2,3-bisphosphoglycerate-independent phosphoglycerate mutase: protein MSPVPKPVLLLILDGWGARAERSDNAIALARTPHWDALLARHPHSLLDTHGLAVGLPAGQMGNSEVGHMNIGAGRVVYQELTRIDRDIDSGAFTRNPALLQACAAARTGSGTLHLLGLLSPGGVHSHEEHLFAMLRLAHAQGVAHIIVHAFLDGRDTPPRSARASLEKLQALCDATPGARVGSISGRYWAMDRDQRWDRVQRAWQAIVAGEGMHADAALAALEAAYARGEDDEFVAPTVLADAPGVHDGDAVVFMNFRADRARQLSRAFVDADFKGFASAQRPRLAAFVTLTEYAKDLPVSAVAYAPDDLRDGLGETLAMHGLRQLRIAETEKYAHVTFFFSGGREAPFPGEERILVPSPKVATYDLQPEMSLPELTDRLVAAIADGGFDFIVCNIANGDMVGHSGKLDAAIRAAEAVDAALGRIVPAIEHVHGALLISADHGNLEQMRDAHGQPHTQHTVGPVPLVYVGAGHCTLRSGALCDLAPTVLALLQLPQPAAMSGHSLLVAAG, encoded by the coding sequence ATGAGCCCAGTCCCCAAGCCCGTGCTGTTGTTGATCCTGGATGGCTGGGGCGCGCGCGCCGAGCGCAGCGACAACGCCATCGCGCTGGCGCGCACGCCGCACTGGGATGCACTGCTGGCGCGGCATCCGCACAGCCTGCTCGACACGCACGGTCTGGCGGTGGGGCTGCCCGCGGGCCAGATGGGCAACTCCGAGGTCGGGCACATGAATATCGGCGCCGGGCGCGTGGTGTATCAGGAGCTGACCCGCATCGACCGCGACATCGATTCCGGCGCGTTCACGCGCAACCCGGCCTTGTTGCAGGCCTGCGCCGCGGCCAGGACCGGTAGCGGCACCCTGCACCTGCTCGGCCTGCTCAGCCCGGGCGGCGTGCACAGTCACGAGGAGCACCTGTTCGCCATGCTGCGCCTGGCGCACGCGCAAGGCGTGGCACACATCATCGTGCACGCGTTTCTGGATGGCCGCGACACGCCGCCGCGCAGCGCGCGCGCCTCGCTGGAAAAATTGCAGGCGCTGTGCGATGCCACGCCCGGCGCGCGCGTCGGCAGTATCAGCGGGCGCTACTGGGCGATGGACCGCGACCAGCGCTGGGATCGCGTGCAGCGCGCCTGGCAGGCCATCGTGGCCGGCGAAGGCATGCACGCCGATGCGGCGCTGGCTGCGCTGGAGGCCGCCTACGCGCGCGGCGAGGACGACGAATTCGTTGCCCCCACCGTGCTCGCCGACGCACCCGGTGTGCATGACGGCGACGCGGTGGTGTTCATGAATTTCCGCGCCGACCGCGCGCGCCAGCTCAGCCGCGCTTTCGTCGACGCGGATTTCAAGGGCTTCGCCAGCGCGCAACGGCCGCGGCTCGCGGCCTTCGTCACGCTCACCGAGTACGCGAAGGATCTGCCGGTGAGCGCGGTCGCCTATGCGCCGGACGATCTGCGCGATGGCCTGGGCGAGACGCTGGCCATGCACGGGCTCAGGCAACTGCGTATCGCCGAGACCGAAAAATACGCGCATGTCACGTTCTTTTTCTCGGGCGGACGCGAAGCGCCGTTCCCCGGCGAGGAGCGCATCCTCGTGCCCAGTCCCAAGGTCGCCACCTACGACCTGCAGCCGGAGATGAGTCTGCCGGAGCTCACCGACAGGCTGGTCGCTGCCATCGCGGACGGTGGTTTCGATTTCATCGTGTGCAACATCGCCAACGGCGACATGGTCGGGCACAGCGGCAAGCTGGATGCCGCGATCCGCGCCGCCGAGGCGGTGGACGCGGCGCTGGGGCGCATCGTGCCGGCCATCGAGCATGTCCACGGCGCGTTACTGATCAGCGCCGACCACGGCAACCTCGAGCAGATGCGCGATGCGCACGGCCAGCCGCATACCCAGCACACGGTCGGTCCGGTGCCGCTGGTGTATGTGGGCGCAGGCCACTGCACGTTGCGTTCCGGCGCGCTGTGCGACCTCGCGCCCACCGTGCTGGCGTTGCTGCAACTGCCGCAGCCAGCGGCGATGAGCGGGCACAGCCTGCTGGTTGCCGCGGGCTGA
- a CDS encoding SDR family oxidoreductase — protein sequence MRSALITGANRGLGLEFTTQLLDAGWQVTACCRAPSQARELHTLAARHAGRIELLALDVADAAALTELPARLRALRHLDLLINNAGVLVSGERFGTVRSEDLARSFAINASAPLLLTQALARLLEKAHAAKVLCISSQLGSIAQASSFRTVSYAMSKAALDMAVRRLAAELGPRGISVLAMHPGWVRTDMGGGSAPLQAPESVKGMLAVLARATPAQGGHFYAYDGSEVPW from the coding sequence ATGCGCAGCGCCCTGATCACCGGCGCCAATCGCGGCCTCGGTCTGGAGTTCACCACGCAACTGCTGGATGCCGGCTGGCAGGTGACGGCGTGTTGCCGCGCGCCGTCGCAGGCACGGGAACTGCACACGCTGGCCGCGCGCCACGCCGGGCGCATCGAGCTGCTGGCGCTGGATGTGGCCGATGCCGCGGCGCTGACCGAGCTGCCGGCGCGTCTGCGCGCGCTGCGCCATCTGGACCTGCTGATCAACAACGCCGGCGTGCTGGTCTCGGGTGAGCGTTTTGGCACGGTGCGCAGCGAGGATCTGGCGCGCAGTTTCGCCATCAACGCCAGTGCGCCGCTGCTGTTGACCCAGGCGCTGGCGCGGTTGCTGGAAAAGGCGCACGCGGCCAAGGTGCTGTGCATCAGCTCGCAACTGGGCTCGATCGCGCAAGCCAGCAGCTTCCGCACGGTCAGCTACGCGATGAGCAAGGCCGCGCTGGACATGGCGGTGCGGCGCCTGGCCGCGGAGCTGGGACCACGCGGCATCAGCGTGCTGGCCATGCATCCCGGCTGGGTGCGCACCGACATGGGCGGCGGTAGCGCGCCGCTGCAGGCGCCAGAGTCGGTCAAGGGCATGCTCGCCGTGCTGGCCCGCGCCACGCCGGCGCAGGGCGGACATTTCTACGCGTATGACGGCAGCGAAGTTCCGTGGTGA
- a CDS encoding M16 family metallopeptidase, whose amino-acid sequence MIRLHRLLVVGLLLGCSGLVHARAERDGRTVTPAPVLAAVPTLAYTRYVLPNGLTLVVHEDHKAPVVAVSVWYHVGSKNEPAARSGFAHLFEHLMFQGSENHNDEYFRPFELAGATDQNGTTWLDRTNYFQTVPTTAVDMALWMESDRMGHLLGAIGQAQLDEQRGVVQNEKRQGENQPYGRVFTLLQANAFPANHPYHHTTIGSMADLNAAALGDVKNWFREYYGAANATVVLAGDITPAQAREKVLRYFGDIGPGPRLSRPQPWTAARTTSTRAVFPDKVPQTRIYREWNAPGLADADATLLDLATTALGGGKASRLYQRLVYRDKLADSVSMSVMPFELASMVMLQVSVRKGADPARVEAALDDELARFLATGPDADELARARTESRATFIRGIEKVGGFGGKATVLAEGQVYRKNPTAYLEDFAMLRAATPQAVRGAAQRWLGQGDFTLVVEPGSDVTASDAAYAKLQRGLPTAAGAPALKADAAAAYRAVASTAERKHGVPEVERFPDLDFPALQRATLSNGIPVVLAERHAVPVVNVELLFRGGYASDGGAGEPGRAGFAMAMLDEGTATLDSIAIARRLEQLGAQLGTSAGLDTTTAYLSALQDQLQPSLALLADIVQQPAFRDVDIERVRQQWLAGIAQEKAQPTGLALRIMPPLLYGKGHPYAIPFSGTGTEAAVQALKADDLRAYHAAVVRPDNVQILIAGDTTLAAILPRLEAAFGGWKVPATPRLELSVPAVATAQRPRVFLMDRPGAPQTLILAGLLAPPTASPDFLAINAMNEVFGGSFTSRLNMNLREDKHWAYGAGTLLRDAQGQRPFLAYAPVQTDKTAESVAEILRESQALIGAQPPSREEISKVKQSEVRKLPGTYESARAVLGAVAGIVQYARPDDYVQTLRKRIEALSDAQVQAAARAVVQPAHYTWVVVGDLNKIEQPIRALNLGEVQVIDSEGAILR is encoded by the coding sequence ATGATCCGTTTGCACCGATTGCTTGTCGTTGGCCTGTTGCTGGGCTGCAGCGGACTCGTCCACGCCCGCGCCGAGCGCGATGGACGGACGGTCACTCCGGCGCCCGTCCTTGCAGCAGTGCCCACCCTCGCCTACACGCGCTACGTGCTGCCCAACGGGCTGACCCTGGTGGTGCATGAAGACCACAAGGCGCCGGTGGTGGCGGTGAGCGTGTGGTACCACGTCGGCTCCAAGAACGAGCCGGCCGCGCGCAGCGGCTTCGCGCACCTGTTCGAGCACCTGATGTTCCAGGGCTCGGAGAACCACAACGACGAATACTTCCGCCCGTTCGAACTGGCCGGCGCCACCGATCAGAACGGCACCACCTGGCTGGACCGCACCAATTATTTCCAGACCGTGCCCACCACCGCGGTGGACATGGCGCTGTGGATGGAGTCCGACCGCATGGGCCATCTGCTCGGCGCGATCGGCCAGGCGCAGCTCGACGAACAGCGCGGCGTGGTGCAGAACGAGAAGCGCCAGGGCGAGAACCAGCCCTATGGCCGCGTGTTCACCCTGCTGCAGGCCAACGCCTTCCCGGCCAATCACCCCTACCACCACACCACCATCGGCTCGATGGCCGACCTCAACGCCGCCGCGCTGGGCGATGTGAAGAACTGGTTCCGCGAGTATTACGGCGCGGCCAACGCCACCGTGGTGCTGGCCGGCGACATCACCCCCGCGCAGGCACGCGAAAAAGTGCTGCGCTACTTCGGCGACATCGGTCCCGGCCCGCGCCTCAGCCGTCCGCAGCCGTGGACGGCGGCGCGCACGACATCCACGCGCGCGGTGTTCCCCGACAAGGTGCCGCAGACGCGCATCTACCGCGAGTGGAACGCACCCGGCCTGGCCGACGCCGACGCCACGCTGCTCGATCTGGCCACCACAGCGCTGGGCGGCGGCAAGGCCTCGCGCCTGTACCAGCGTCTGGTCTACCGGGACAAGCTCGCCGACAGCGTCAGCATGAGCGTGATGCCGTTCGAGCTGGCCAGCATGGTCATGCTGCAGGTGAGTGTGCGCAAGGGCGCCGACCCGGCCAGGGTCGAGGCCGCGCTCGACGACGAGCTGGCCAGATTCCTCGCCACGGGGCCCGACGCCGACGAGCTGGCGCGCGCGCGCACCGAATCGCGCGCCACGTTCATCCGCGGCATCGAGAAAGTCGGCGGTTTCGGCGGCAAGGCCACGGTGCTGGCCGAGGGTCAGGTGTACCGCAAAAACCCGACCGCTTACCTCGAGGATTTCGCGATGCTGCGCGCGGCCACGCCGCAGGCGGTGCGCGGCGCCGCGCAGCGCTGGTTGGGGCAGGGCGATTTCACCCTCGTGGTCGAGCCCGGCAGCGATGTCACCGCCAGCGATGCGGCCTACGCCAAATTGCAGCGGGGTCTGCCGACGGCTGCCGGCGCGCCCGCGCTCAAGGCCGATGCGGCGGCGGCGTATCGCGCCGTGGCCAGCACGGCCGAGCGCAAGCACGGCGTGCCCGAGGTCGAGCGCTTCCCCGATCTGGACTTCCCCGCCCTGCAGCGCGCCACGCTGAGCAACGGCATCCCGGTGGTGCTGGCCGAACGCCACGCCGTACCCGTGGTCAACGTCGAACTGCTGTTCCGCGGCGGCTACGCCAGCGATGGCGGTGCGGGCGAACCCGGTCGCGCCGGCTTCGCCATGGCCATGCTCGATGAAGGGACCGCGACGCTGGACTCCATCGCCATCGCCAGGCGCCTCGAGCAGCTCGGCGCGCAGCTCGGCACCAGCGCCGGTCTGGACACCACCACCGCATATCTGTCGGCGCTGCAGGATCAGCTGCAGCCATCGCTGGCGCTACTCGCCGACATCGTGCAGCAACCGGCGTTCCGCGACGTCGACATCGAGCGCGTGCGCCAGCAGTGGCTGGCCGGTATCGCGCAGGAAAAGGCGCAGCCCACCGGGCTGGCCCTGCGCATCATGCCGCCACTGCTGTACGGCAAGGGGCATCCCTACGCCATTCCCTTCAGCGGCACCGGCACCGAGGCCGCGGTGCAGGCGCTCAAGGCCGACGATCTGCGCGCCTACCACGCCGCCGTGGTACGCCCGGACAACGTGCAAATCCTGATCGCCGGCGATACCACGCTGGCCGCGATCCTGCCGCGGCTCGAAGCCGCGTTTGGCGGCTGGAAAGTTCCGGCCACGCCGCGCCTCGAGCTCAGCGTGCCCGCGGTGGCCACCGCGCAGCGTCCGCGCGTGTTCCTGATGGATCGGCCCGGTGCGCCGCAGACGCTGATCCTGGCCGGCCTGCTGGCGCCGCCCACGGCCAGTCCCGATTTCCTGGCGATCAATGCCATGAACGAGGTGTTCGGCGGCAGCTTCACTTCGCGCCTGAACATGAATCTGCGCGAGGACAAGCACTGGGCCTACGGTGCCGGCACGCTGCTGCGCGACGCGCAAGGCCAGCGTCCGTTCCTGGCCTACGCGCCGGTGCAGACCGACAAGACCGCCGAATCGGTGGCCGAGATCCTGCGCGAATCGCAGGCGCTCATCGGCGCGCAGCCGCCCAGCCGCGAGGAGATCAGCAAGGTCAAGCAGAGCGAGGTGCGCAAGCTGCCCGGCACCTACGAAAGCGCGCGCGCCGTGCTCGGCGCGGTGGCCGGCATCGTGCAGTACGCGCGCCCCGACGATTACGTGCAGACGCTGCGCAAGCGCATCGAGGCGCTGAGCGATGCGCAGGTGCAGGCCGCGGCGCGCGCCGTGGTGCAGCCGGCGCACTACACCTGGGTCGTGGTCGGCGACTTGAACAAGATCGAGCAGCCGATCCGCGCATTGAACCTCGGCGAGGTGCAGGTGATCGACAGCGAAGGTGCGATCCTGCGCTGA
- a CDS encoding DUF4156 domain-containing protein: MRATTSLSLTATLAATLLLSGCASFNVHLTPAAHGVVAAYVDSVAGCTQVGTATVSVSDHIGPFARDNLTVRDELEVLARNAGAGLSANTVKPLGPPVNGQQQWGAYQCSGKLPRDVGTGAPAVVPAAPATQPEPLPPTGPAQTAPLRAEPLQIETVPAHPASPATPATAPWPAAGSSVGAPAQDR; the protein is encoded by the coding sequence ATGCGCGCCACGACTTCGTTGTCCCTCACCGCGACCCTCGCCGCCACGCTGTTGCTGAGCGGATGCGCCAGCTTCAACGTGCACCTCACGCCTGCCGCGCACGGCGTGGTGGCTGCTTACGTCGACAGCGTGGCCGGCTGCACGCAGGTGGGCACGGCAACAGTGTCGGTCAGCGACCACATCGGCCCATTCGCGCGCGACAACCTGACCGTGCGCGACGAGCTGGAAGTCCTGGCCCGCAACGCCGGCGCCGGACTCAGCGCCAATACGGTCAAGCCGCTGGGACCACCGGTCAACGGCCAGCAGCAGTGGGGCGCCTACCAGTGCTCCGGCAAGCTGCCGCGCGATGTGGGTACGGGCGCACCCGCCGTCGTGCCCGCAGCGCCTGCGACCCAGCCCGAGCCGCTGCCGCCGACGGGCCCCGCGCAAACCGCGCCGCTGCGCGCCGAGCCGCTGCAGATCGAAACCGTGCCTGCGCATCCGGCCAGCCCGGCCACGCCCGCCACCGCGCCATGGCCGGCCGCAGGCAGCAGCGTCGGCGCACCCGCGCAGGACCGGTAG
- a CDS encoding YdcH family protein, whose amino-acid sequence MHYDDPAAIARELIALRTEHRDIDVLIARLQADAHADQFALARMKKRKLRLKDMISYLENKLIPDLDA is encoded by the coding sequence ATGCACTACGACGATCCTGCCGCCATCGCCCGCGAACTGATTGCGCTGCGTACCGAGCATCGCGATATCGACGTGCTCATCGCGCGCCTGCAGGCCGACGCGCACGCCGACCAGTTCGCGCTGGCGCGCATGAAAAAACGCAAGCTGCGGCTCAAGGACATGATCAGTTATCTGGAAAACAAGCTGATTCCGGATCTGGATGCCTGA
- the ttcA gene encoding tRNA 2-thiocytidine(32) synthetase TtcA has product MSNDPRKREHESQRLAKRLRHQVGQAIADFNMIEDGDRVMVCLSGGKDSHTLLDVLLSLQARAPVRFELVAVNLDQKQPGFPAHVLPDYLAARGVPFTVLEQDTYSVVKRVVPAGRTMCGLCSRLRRGAIYQHASAAGFNKIALGHHRDDIIATFFLNLFFQGSLRAMPPKLRSDDGQHIVIRPLAYVAEAEIAEYAALRAFPIIPCSLCGSQDNLQRKHVRALMDAWEREHPGRLENIFRALGHVVPAQLVDRDWFDFAALGARDNTPAPDAHAWLAGVPYALADAPV; this is encoded by the coding sequence ATGTCCAACGATCCCCGCAAACGCGAGCACGAGAGCCAGCGCCTGGCCAAGCGCCTGCGCCACCAGGTCGGCCAGGCGATCGCCGATTTCAACATGATCGAGGATGGCGACCGGGTGATGGTGTGCCTGTCCGGCGGCAAGGACTCGCACACGCTGCTGGACGTGTTGCTGTCGTTGCAGGCGCGCGCGCCGGTGCGCTTCGAGCTGGTCGCGGTGAACCTGGACCAGAAGCAACCCGGCTTTCCCGCCCACGTACTGCCCGATTATCTGGCCGCGCGCGGCGTGCCGTTCACCGTGCTGGAACAGGACACCTACAGCGTGGTCAAGCGCGTGGTGCCCGCGGGCAGGACGATGTGCGGCCTATGTTCGCGCCTGCGCCGCGGCGCGATTTACCAGCACGCCAGCGCAGCGGGTTTCAACAAGATCGCACTGGGGCACCACCGCGATGACATCATCGCCACGTTTTTCCTGAACCTGTTTTTCCAGGGCAGCCTGCGAGCCATGCCGCCCAAGCTGCGCTCGGACGACGGCCAGCACATCGTGATCCGCCCTCTGGCCTACGTCGCCGAGGCCGAGATCGCCGAATACGCCGCGCTGCGCGCGTTCCCGATCATCCCGTGCAGCCTGTGCGGTTCGCAGGACAACCTGCAGCGCAAGCACGTCCGCGCATTGATGGACGCATGGGAGCGCGAACATCCGGGCCGCCTGGAAAACATCTTTCGCGCGCTGGGCCATGTCGTACCCGCGCAGCTGGTGGATCGCGATTGGTTCGACTTCGCCGCGCTGGGCGCGCGCGACAACACGCCGGCGCCCGACGCCCACGCCTGGCTGGCCGGCGTGCCCTACGCGCTGGCCGACGCCCCGGTCTGA
- a CDS encoding recombination-associated protein RdgC: MLFRNLSLFRFSPAVAATLGELETALDAHRLRPCGPLELATHGFVSPLGPLQGALTRTLQGCVLFSAGNEDKLLPAVVINAELGRRIQARAGELGRPVGGRERKRMKQELIDELLPRAFARPSQLPGYLDLAQGWAVLDTASRKAAEAAISGLREALGSFPALPLAAERAPRLVMTEWLTARRLPEGLELGDECELREATGNAGAIARCRRQALEADEVQEHLRAGKQVTQLGLVFDGRLAFVLGEDLVLRRLKFLDVIQEELNQQAPDSVEAELDARFALMALELRRVFDKLDTWFGLPRPQDA, translated from the coding sequence ATGTTGTTTCGCAATCTCAGCCTGTTTCGTTTCTCCCCCGCCGTCGCGGCCACGCTGGGCGAGCTGGAAACCGCGCTCGATGCGCACCGCCTGCGCCCCTGCGGACCGCTGGAACTGGCCACGCACGGTTTCGTGTCGCCGTTGGGGCCGCTGCAGGGCGCGCTCACGCGCACGCTGCAGGGCTGCGTGCTGTTCAGCGCCGGCAACGAGGACAAGCTGCTGCCGGCGGTGGTGATCAATGCGGAACTGGGGCGGCGCATCCAGGCGCGCGCCGGGGAACTGGGCCGGCCGGTGGGCGGGCGCGAGCGCAAGCGCATGAAACAGGAGCTCATCGACGAGCTGCTGCCGCGCGCCTTCGCGCGGCCCTCGCAACTGCCCGGCTATCTCGACCTGGCGCAGGGCTGGGCGGTGCTGGACACCGCCAGCCGCAAAGCCGCCGAGGCCGCGATCAGCGGCCTGCGCGAGGCACTGGGCAGCTTCCCGGCGCTGCCACTGGCGGCCGAGCGCGCGCCGCGCCTGGTGATGACCGAGTGGCTCACCGCCCGGCGCCTGCCCGAAGGCCTCGAGCTGGGCGACGAATGCGAGCTGCGCGAGGCCACGGGCAACGCCGGAGCCATCGCGCGCTGCCGGCGCCAGGCGCTGGAGGCCGACGAGGTACAGGAACACCTGCGCGCCGGCAAGCAGGTGACGCAACTGGGCCTGGTGTTCGATGGCCGCCTCGCCTTCGTGCTGGGCGAGGATCTGGTGCTGCGCAGGCTGAAGTTCCTCGACGTGATCCAGGAAGAGCTCAACCAGCAGGCGCCGGACTCGGTCGAGGCCGAGCTGGATGCACGATTTGCGCTGATGGCACTTGAACTTCGGCGCGTGTTCGACAAACTGGACACATGGTTCGGCTTGCCCCGGCCGCAGGACGCCTGA